The DNA region TGCTCTTCCAAGCTGTTCCGATTACTATTCAGTTTCCTTGAGATACATCTCAAAACTCATACAAAGTAAACTAGTTGAACAAGAAGAACCAAACGTAAACGCACAAAGAAATATCTAATTGCTTGTTTATAACGGCTATTACAAAGATTTATCGtggtatataatattttatgcattAAATCAAACAACACAACGTTATAATTTCAacttgttataataattataatgaaactgAATCGTGCTGGAATAACGATCGTAGAGAACTTAATGATCTGCACTCCGTCTATGATTTAATCATTCTGAAAAGACTTTCAGCtcgattgttttaatttgtccCATAAACTGTATTGTTATTTCTCCGTTGAgccaaaagttaaataaatataaacaagatTAGTGACACCCAAGCCCGAGTAAGTTTATGGGCACATAAATTCTAACGTTaacctattaataaaatggttattCCAAAAAGTGGCCagtataaattctttaaaaacgaTTTAAAAGTGCCGCCTGTTCCGTTCACCGAATACCAATTACAAGTGCAATAAGCTTCATCCAGCTAGTTTACTGTCCGCAATTTGCTTTAAAACCTTTATTTCGTGACCATAAAATCGACGTCATAATTTATCCGGTACTACAGTCAAGCCGAGAAGTTTTATTGCCAATGGGGgtgttttataattcaaaatgaaGAAGAGAAAGTCAATGCCGAGTTAAAAGACGTTTAACGAAAAGCTGCTTtaccatttaattataaaattttaataattctaggTAGGTAGTACCACCAACCATCAATGTGTGtgttgtttttttaacaatggtaaatattcattatactTACAGTACCAATACCGAAGTttggatttaaaattgtaaaagaaatatttattcattttacgcAGTAATTTGGTAACTAAATACATTTTGTATGAACAGtccatttaacataattacggTGTCGTGTTTCTGTGGTGGAATACTTTACAAGAGGACACTGTCAATGTTATATTAACTGGAAGaatatagtttaattatctgaaatctttattaaaaaaatgtcgataagttgtaaatttcgtattttgtattcataattaatttaattaatcatattcaaatttaaagatcCCTTTTGTGGTGTAACATGTCACGGTAagtaacattttcattttgctaacaaatgtaattttgtttaattgttggcatcttttaggaattttattataaaacttggTACTGAGAAATTCACAAACTGTTGATTGGCAACCTTGACATGGTAAGAGGTCCTTGTTTGTTGATGGAatgatttgattaatttgcTGCAGCCCATTTCTTGGAACAAAATctcatttaattatgattaaaacaaataaaacatgtaaattactagaaatatataataggtATTctcaataacaatattaaatgtaaataataatgtctataataatgtattattgtGAGTCCGCTGATGGaagtttttcaaattcatatactttaaaatcaatacCATTTAATGTGTACCAAACGTTCCCTGTGGGGCTAgattgaattttttctattacacCAGCAATTATATCAGCAtcccttaaaaatattgtatagatatgaattaattctcaaaattatttaacttacttTTGAACCGGAAGTTTATCTATTGTCGATCTGTaagtgttataaaaaaattcatttatgaaattaataggGGAAACGCTTTTCTTTTTCTTCGATTCCAGCACACCAATACAAATTGCAATTACTTTGACGTTAGTTCTTTTGTAGTTGGTTTTGTGTCCAAAAGACATCGCCAGTTGAACAAGGCACGCATCCACCCCGTGGCTTACTGGAGCGAACGGTATAGGATCCAGGCCAAAAATTGAAGACATGTTTATAATCACAGCTTTTGCACCTGAATTATTGTTCATCAGATAGTTTTCAACTCCAAGCAAGTTGCTGTTGATTGTACCATGCTAAAgacgtaaaaaaaattagattgtacatttaagatatattaactgTTACCAGTTTAGTTAGAATTTCATCTTCCCAGTTAAAATCGTCGAACAAATAGGCATTGTTTATTAGTACGTCGAcgtatttgaatttctttaaggtttcaataaaaattgctaaaaagCAAACGGATTTTATAGAATGTTCaatgaaattatgtaaattttacattcaaaATCGGATTGTAAAGCAACATCTTTTTGTAGAAATAAGATAATGCCTTTATCCATATGTTCTCTTAGCTCATTGTTTATACGCTCAGCTTTATCAGTTTTATCTGCTAATGTTATGCCCTAAAATGCAAAATTTTCATGTACATATaattgaagaatatttttcatcatACCTTCACTCCTTTCGACAGCAAAGTCTTGGCTAAATGGAGTGAAAATGTTGAGCCTCCACCagttattataactatttTGCCTATGAGGGAAAATTGGTCTACATTCGACATAGTTAGACTGTCATAAATTAGTAATCTGTCACTTTAATACATCATTTATGATGTACAGGATGAGCAACAATGGGGTTTCggtgaaatattcaatttttagagTGACTATTTCTAagtaaattgaaacaatatatattgtttgttatcttattgtacattttatatacttaaaaactgcacttttatgttaaaatcaaATGTGAGgagttttatatatacatatattaatatattccaaTTTCTTCAGCTTTTATAATACAACTAAAGACTAAAGGTAAAATATTCTCTATTTATCtaagtataaaattgtataacaaTATCATTATGGGCGACGTACTATACTAAAAACAGTTATAGTAGGCGTTCAAATCTGAATTCAAAGGAGAAAGCGTTGTCTTTAATAACCCATATAGATCCAGTAGATGCACTGTTAATGATGTCAAATGTAGATTCCAAAAGGTAATCAAtcctaaaattaagtttagaaacatttccatttattatattattttatacaaatacttTACTTTTGAATAACTTCATCTCTAATATATTCAGCATTCATTCTGGCATACACTGGAGTTAGACATCTTGAATTGTAGTCTAGTAATATTGGCGATTCTGTTAAACCTGGGGCTATGGCAATCACTCTGATTTTAGTTTGTTCAAAGTATTTTGGATGTCCAAAAGATCTTGCCATGGAAACTACTCCTAACTTAGCGGCAGAATATAAGGGGACTGAGGGACATTTTTCTAAAGCGTTCGAGCTCGAAAATAGAATTAACAGTCCAGAGTCGGTGCTAATgttgtttttcaaataatgCAAGGCGAATAATATCACATTTATACAGccattctaaaaaataaattaacttaattacttAGTGAGTGTTttcttactaaaataaatcaagtacGAAATTTATCAACATGGATGATTCCCAATGGTTGTCGTCGAAAACGCCAGCTGTGTTAATAACAATATCTAGATATTTAAAGTACAATATAATGGCTGAAAATGTAGCTGAAATAGATCATATGTAACTCCAAACTAGTATATTAAGGTTAACATAGTATTATTACCATCAACTTGAGTTTTGTTTGTCACGTCCATTTTAATATAGCAAATTTTGGACTCTCCATATTCTTGTTGTAATTGAGTTTGCCATTTTTTCCCTTCCCTTTCTGATATGTCAGCCATTCCAACTCCctaaagtaatataatatacttgattgaaatataattttgagtaACTTACTTTTGCTCCCCTTCTCAAGCATTCTCTAACTAATTCAATGCCAAGACCTGAGGCTCCACCAATAATCAAAACAATCTTATTACTAACGTTGAAACCTATggttttactcatttttattctgggaattatttatttgtaaatgacAGTGAATGAATATTGGCATAGAATGAATGTGACAACTACAACAATACaggatcaattttatttagcaacaatattaattaaaatctaatttccaTTTCTGAATTgtgttctatttaaaaaaaaaacagcgcAAGGggccaaacaatttttgatgcGACCATCTGTAAATAACTTCTAGAACATGTGTCACAGACAGAATCACGAAACACTGTGGACGGCGCAAGAACCTATGTTCGAACTGTACAAAGAGAGgatagtatatttaaatgaggGAGAATAAAAAAACGGAAACACTCCACGTCTCACTATATACAGCACTTACAGGCCAGATAATGTCTTATTTATAAGCCGGTCGTGCTAGGAAGCCTGGCCAGTGGTGTAGTGGCCTATGGACGGAACGAGTCTAGCTTGTATCTCTATATCGGCATTCCTCActctctattttattatacacgaaagtcaattttgtcaatttgct from Aethina tumida isolate Nest 87 chromosome 1, icAetTumi1.1, whole genome shotgun sequence includes:
- the LOC109598566 gene encoding 15-hydroxyprostaglandin dehydrogenase [NAD(+)], which translates into the protein MSNVDQFSLIGKIVIITGGGSTFSLHLAKTLLSKGVKGITLADKTDKAERINNELREHMDKGIILFLQKDVALQSDFESIFIETLKKFKYVDVLINNAYLFDDFNWEDEILTKLHGTINSNLLGVENYLMNNNSGAKAVIINMSSIFGLDPIPFAPVSHGVDACLVQLAMSFGHKTNYKRTNVKVIAICIGVLESKKKKSVSPINFINEFFYNTYRSTIDKLPVQKDADIIAGVIEKIQSSPTGNVWYTLNGIDFKVYEFEKLPSADSQ
- the LOC109598578 gene encoding alcohol dehydrogenase 2-like → MSKTIGFNVSNKIVLIIGGASGLGIELVRECLRRGAKGVGMADISEREGKKWQTQLQQEYGESKICYIKMDVTNKTQVDATFSAIILYFKYLDIVINTAGVFDDNHWESSMLINFNGCINVILFALHYLKNNISTDSGLLILFSSSNALEKCPSVPLYSAAKLGVVSMARSFGHPKYFEQTKIRVIAIAPGLTESPILLDYNSRCLTPVYARMNAEYIRDEVIQKIDYLLESTFDIINSASTGSIWVIKDNAFSFEFRFERLL